A genomic window from Flavobacterium johnsoniae includes:
- a CDS encoding cyclase family protein, which translates to MIAKINNFEIDLSKPIDISIPLTNTDENPIAWYIEKPVIEPVVFGDWIGKVSEGKSSTNFNNIFFNPHGHGTHTECLGHITNDFYSINQSLKQFFFFAKLITVEPDKIDDDFVITKELIENALSTSPEASGSLSVTNEALIIRTLPNQNEKKSRKYSNTNPPYLSEDAAIFIRESEIQHLLIDLPSVDKEHDEGKLLAHKAFWNVKDTHNLNSDARLNATITEMIYVSDEIEDGNYILNLQIASFENDASPSKPILYKI; encoded by the coding sequence ATGATAGCAAAAATCAACAACTTCGAAATCGACTTATCAAAACCTATTGATATTTCTATTCCTTTAACAAACACAGACGAAAATCCGATTGCTTGGTATATTGAAAAACCAGTAATTGAACCTGTAGTTTTTGGTGATTGGATTGGAAAAGTTTCGGAAGGAAAATCATCTACAAATTTTAATAATATTTTCTTCAACCCGCATGGGCATGGAACGCACACGGAATGTTTAGGACATATTACGAATGATTTTTATAGTATTAATCAATCGTTGAAACAGTTTTTCTTTTTTGCAAAATTGATTACGGTTGAACCTGATAAAATTGATGATGATTTTGTGATTACAAAAGAATTAATTGAAAATGCTTTGAGCACTTCTCCCGAGGCTTCGGGATCGCTCAGCGTGACAAACGAAGCGCTAATAATTCGGACTCTTCCAAATCAAAACGAAAAAAAATCAAGAAAATACTCTAATACAAATCCTCCGTATTTATCTGAAGACGCTGCGATTTTCATCCGCGAAAGCGAAATTCAGCATTTATTGATCGATTTACCAAGTGTTGATAAAGAACATGACGAAGGGAAATTATTGGCACATAAAGCGTTTTGGAATGTAAAAGACACGCATAATCTAAATTCTGACGCAAGATTAAATGCAACAATTACCGAAATGATTTATGTTTCAGACGAAATTGAAGATGGAAATTATATACTAAATCTTCAAATCGCTTCGTTTGAAAATGATGCAAGCCCATCAAAACCGATTTTATATAAGATTTAA
- a CDS encoding MmcQ/YjbR family DNA-binding protein codes for MNLETFYEYCLSKKGVSEHFPFDEDTLVFKVGGKMFALSSLSQWEKNEQSVNLKCDPDRAQELRAEYDEIQPGFHMSKVHWNTVALNGNLPLKFIKELIDHSYELVFKSLTKKIQNEIIELEN; via the coding sequence ATGAATTTAGAAACGTTTTACGAATATTGTCTTTCTAAAAAAGGTGTTAGCGAACATTTTCCTTTTGATGAAGATACTTTGGTTTTTAAAGTAGGCGGAAAAATGTTTGCTTTGTCTTCCCTTTCTCAATGGGAAAAGAACGAGCAATCGGTCAATTTAAAATGCGATCCAGACCGCGCACAAGAACTCAGAGCCGAATATGACGAAATACAACCTGGATTTCATATGAGTAAAGTGCATTGGAATACGGTTGCTTTAAATGGAAATTTACCTTTGAAATTTATCAAGGAATTGATCGATCATTCGTATGAATTGGTTTTCAAAAGTTTGACAAAGAAAATTCAAAATGAAATTATCGAATTAGAAAATTAG
- a CDS encoding TonB-dependent receptor: protein MKKFYLLTAFFLFAFTGFAQKAIISGKILDADDKLPLPGAMVQIVGEKKYTVSDYNGRFELLNINEGTYKVEVKYIGYTTLTQEIKVEQGKNNVIDFALKASENELKEVVVGDILKGQAKALNQQKNNKNIGNVISSDQMGRFPDANVGDALKRVPGITMQNDQGEARNIIIRGLAPSLNSVTLNGDRIPSAEGDNRNVQMDLIPSDMISTIEVNKTLTSDMDADAIGGSVNLITRATPNGERISATLAGGYLPIRDHASYTAGFVYGNRFIDNKLGVVVSGSYNNVDYGSDNIENEWVKDDFGNEYLQASEIRKYDVQRIRRSGSIALDYKFNENNTIFGNAIYNWRDDRENRFRTTYDDIEPIYNGEEITGFEGRVKRQTKGGLDNNRNKNRRLEDQRVQNYSLRGEHLINSTLDLDWSANYAKAREYRPGERYIEYRQTGLEMFQDLSNPRFPLMTTAGEALDQFEFDSVTENTDETSESEFGAKVNIRFPFSVIAGEKGRLRTGLRLRLKEKERNNMFYSYTPLNNDMEFLSQVPTSYFDGQGFNPGSQYVPGTFASANYLGGLDLNNASLFEKETDPAEYLAVNYNAKERISAAYVRWDQDFNDKLSMVMGVRVENTHIDYTGNRVLDEEELESKINNTNSYTNVLPSISFQYNATKDLILRAAATTALARPNYYALAPYVNNIAADKEITAGNPGLKATYAYNYDFMAENYFKSVGLISGGVFYKRLNDFIYNYSDNQYTDAKFAADFPNQSNPIPAGENWSFLQSRNGDNVNVYGFEVALQRQLDFLPGKFLKGFGIYLNYTYTKSKASGIADEDGNERNNISLPGTAPHMFNGSLSWENKRFSARISTNFTSDYLDELGSESYKDSFYDKQFFLDANASYKITKQLRVFAEANNLTNQPLRYYQGVAAHTKQAEYYQARYNFGLKLDL from the coding sequence ATGAAAAAATTTTATTTATTAACCGCATTCTTTTTATTCGCCTTTACAGGTTTTGCCCAGAAAGCGATTATATCTGGAAAGATATTAGACGCTGATGACAAACTTCCTCTGCCTGGAGCTATGGTTCAAATTGTAGGAGAGAAAAAATACACCGTTTCTGATTATAACGGTCGTTTCGAATTATTAAATATTAATGAAGGAACTTACAAAGTTGAAGTAAAATATATTGGATATACTACTTTAACTCAAGAGATAAAAGTTGAACAAGGAAAAAACAACGTAATTGATTTTGCCTTGAAAGCTTCTGAAAACGAACTGAAAGAAGTTGTTGTTGGAGACATCTTAAAAGGTCAGGCAAAAGCTTTGAATCAGCAAAAAAACAACAAAAATATCGGAAACGTAATTTCTTCTGATCAAATGGGACGTTTCCCAGATGCTAACGTTGGAGATGCTTTGAAACGTGTTCCTGGTATCACAATGCAAAATGACCAAGGTGAAGCTCGTAACATTATTATTAGAGGTTTGGCTCCGTCTTTAAACTCTGTAACTTTAAATGGTGACCGTATTCCATCTGCTGAAGGAGACAACAGAAACGTACAAATGGACTTAATTCCTTCTGATATGATTTCTACAATCGAAGTAAATAAAACGCTTACTTCTGACATGGATGCTGATGCGATTGGAGGTTCTGTAAACTTAATTACAAGAGCAACTCCAAACGGAGAAAGAATTTCTGCAACTCTTGCGGGAGGATATTTACCAATTCGCGATCACGCTTCTTATACTGCTGGTTTCGTTTACGGTAATCGTTTTATCGACAACAAATTAGGAGTTGTTGTGAGCGGTTCTTACAACAATGTAGATTATGGTTCTGATAACATCGAAAACGAATGGGTAAAAGATGATTTCGGAAATGAATATTTACAAGCTTCAGAAATTAGAAAATATGATGTACAGCGTATTCGTCGAAGCGGATCTATTGCTTTAGATTATAAATTCAACGAAAACAATACGATTTTTGGTAATGCCATCTACAACTGGAGAGACGATAGAGAAAATCGTTTCAGAACTACTTATGATGATATTGAGCCTATTTACAATGGCGAAGAAATCACAGGTTTTGAAGGTCGTGTAAAACGTCAGACAAAAGGTGGTTTAGATAATAACAGAAACAAAAACAGAAGATTAGAAGATCAAAGAGTTCAGAATTATTCTCTTCGCGGAGAACATTTAATCAATTCTACTTTAGATTTGGATTGGTCTGCAAACTATGCAAAAGCTAGAGAATACCGTCCGGGTGAGCGTTACATCGAATACCGTCAAACTGGTTTAGAAATGTTTCAGGATTTATCTAACCCAAGATTTCCTTTAATGACAACTGCTGGAGAAGCCCTTGATCAATTCGAATTTGACTCTGTTACTGAAAATACAGACGAAACTAGCGAAAGTGAATTTGGAGCTAAAGTAAACATCCGTTTTCCATTCTCTGTAATTGCTGGAGAAAAAGGAAGATTGAGAACTGGTCTTAGACTTCGTTTGAAAGAAAAAGAAAGAAACAATATGTTCTATTCTTATACTCCATTAAACAATGATATGGAATTCTTATCACAAGTTCCAACAAGTTATTTTGACGGACAAGGTTTTAACCCTGGAAGTCAATATGTACCTGGAACTTTTGCTTCGGCAAATTATTTAGGAGGTTTAGATTTAAACAACGCTTCTTTATTTGAAAAAGAAACAGATCCAGCTGAATATTTAGCAGTAAACTATAATGCTAAAGAAAGAATTTCTGCTGCTTACGTAAGATGGGATCAGGATTTTAATGACAAACTTTCAATGGTAATGGGAGTTCGTGTTGAAAATACTCATATTGATTATACAGGAAACCGCGTATTAGACGAGGAAGAATTAGAAAGCAAAATCAACAATACAAACTCATACACAAATGTATTGCCAAGTATTTCATTTCAATACAATGCTACAAAAGATTTAATTTTAAGAGCTGCAGCTACAACAGCTTTGGCTAGACCAAACTATTATGCACTAGCGCCTTACGTAAACAATATTGCTGCAGATAAAGAAATTACAGCTGGAAATCCAGGTCTTAAAGCTACATATGCATATAACTATGATTTCATGGCAGAGAACTATTTCAAATCTGTTGGTTTAATTTCTGGAGGTGTTTTCTACAAAAGATTAAATGATTTCATTTACAACTACAGCGACAATCAATATACTGATGCGAAATTTGCTGCAGATTTTCCAAATCAGTCAAACCCAATTCCAGCGGGAGAAAACTGGTCTTTCTTACAGTCAAGAAACGGAGACAATGTTAATGTTTACGGATTTGAAGTTGCTCTACAACGTCAGTTAGATTTCTTGCCAGGTAAATTCTTAAAAGGTTTTGGTATCTACTTGAACTATACTTACACAAAATCTAAAGCAAGCGGAATTGCCGATGAAGATGGAAATGAAAGAAACAACATTAGTCTTCCAGGTACTGCACCACACATGTTTAACGGATCTTTATCTTGGGAAAACAAACGTTTTTCTGCAAGAATCTCTACAAACTTTACATCTGATTATTTAGATGAATTAGGTTCTGAGTCTTATAAAGATAGTTTTTACGACAAGCAGTTTTTCTTAGATGCAAATGCTTCTTATAAAATTACAAAACAATTACGAGTTTTTGCTGAAGCTAACAACTTAACAAACCAACCGTTACGTTATTACCAAGGAGTTGCAGCACATACAAAACAAGCTGAATATTACCAAGCTCGTTACAACTTCGGATTGAAATTAGACTTGTAA
- the hemW gene encoding radical SAM family heme chaperone HemW — MSGIYIHIPFCKQACHYCDFHFSTSMKKKDEMVLALAKEIGMRKPFDSAQDDNIIETIYFGGGTPSVLSNDEINFLISEVYKNYKVVENPEITLEANPDDLSAERILELSKSPINRLSIGIQSFYEDDLKMMNRAHNSAEAKKCLEEATKYFDNISLDLIYGIPLMTDEMWKQNIQTALDFGIPHISSYALTVEPKTALSKLIQTGKVAELQDEVASNHFMILVEMLQKNDFIHYELSNFGKENYFSKNNSAYWLGKKYIGIGPSAHSYDGVKRGWNIANNSLYLKAIQNNELPIETETLTISDRYNEYIMTGLRTIWGVSLERIEKEFGSEYLNYLLEQSQKFLNDDLLSIENNILKPTPKGKFLTDGIASDLFYLDSEV, encoded by the coding sequence ATGAGCGGTATCTACATCCATATCCCTTTTTGCAAGCAAGCTTGTCATTATTGCGACTTTCATTTTTCTACTTCGATGAAAAAGAAAGACGAAATGGTTTTGGCTTTGGCTAAAGAAATTGGCATGCGTAAACCCTTCGACTCCGCTCAGGATGACAATATCATTGAAACGATATACTTTGGAGGCGGAACTCCTTCGGTTTTATCAAATGATGAAATAAACTTTTTAATTTCTGAAGTTTATAAGAATTATAAAGTTGTAGAAAATCCAGAAATTACGCTCGAAGCAAATCCAGATGATTTGTCTGCTGAACGAATTCTGGAATTATCTAAAAGTCCGATAAACAGATTAAGCATTGGAATTCAGTCTTTTTATGAAGATGATTTGAAGATGATGAATCGCGCGCATAATTCGGCCGAAGCCAAAAAATGTCTGGAAGAAGCGACAAAGTATTTTGATAATATTTCGCTCGATTTGATTTACGGAATTCCGCTAATGACCGATGAAATGTGGAAACAAAATATTCAAACGGCTTTAGATTTCGGCATTCCGCATATTTCGAGTTATGCTTTGACGGTTGAACCAAAAACTGCTTTAAGTAAATTAATTCAAACAGGAAAAGTTGCTGAACTTCAAGATGAAGTAGCCTCGAATCATTTTATGATTTTGGTTGAAATGCTTCAGAAAAACGATTTTATTCATTACGAATTATCGAATTTTGGTAAAGAAAATTATTTCTCTAAAAATAATTCGGCTTACTGGTTAGGCAAAAAATATATCGGAATTGGACCTTCGGCTCATAGTTATGACGGTGTAAAAAGAGGTTGGAATATCGCTAATAATTCATTGTATTTAAAAGCGATTCAGAACAATGAACTTCCAATTGAAACGGAAACATTGACTATTTCAGATCGTTACAACGAATATATTATGACAGGTTTACGAACGATTTGGGGTGTTTCTTTAGAAAGAATTGAAAAAGAATTCGGTTCTGAATATTTGAATTATTTATTAGAACAATCTCAAAAGTTCTTAAACGACGATTTGCTTTCAATCGAAAACAACATTCTAAAACCAACTCCAAAAGGAAAATTTTTAACGGATGGAATTGCTTCAGATTTATTTTATCTAGATTCTGAGGTTTAA
- a CDS encoding GxxExxY protein yields the protein MSENDLSRIVFHSALKVHQTLGPGLLESAYEECLFYELRKLGLFVEKQKALPLIYEEVKLDVGYRLDILVENKLILEIKAVDCLNDVHFAQLLTYLKLTNCKLGLLMNFNVALLKHGVKRIANNL from the coding sequence ATGTCAGAAAATGATTTATCACGTATTGTGTTTCATTCGGCTTTGAAGGTTCATCAAACTTTAGGACCTGGACTTTTAGAAAGTGCTTACGAAGAATGTCTCTTTTATGAATTAAGAAAACTTGGTTTATTTGTTGAAAAACAAAAAGCCCTACCTTTAATCTACGAAGAAGTAAAACTAGATGTTGGTTATCGATTAGATATTTTAGTAGAAAATAAACTAATTTTGGAAATCAAAGCGGTTGATTGTTTAAATGATGTACATTTTGCACAACTATTGACTTACTTAAAACTAACAAATTGCAAACTAGGATTATTGATGAATTTTAATGTCGCATTATTAAAACATGGAGTTAAAAGAATAGCAAACAATCTTTAA
- a CDS encoding PH domain-containing protein — protein sequence MKEQFKKFLNEEQDPKAIEKITSKLNDLLMKGEEVGYIAVQKKPAITVFPDSIVLTNKRIIICKPKNLGLSMDFTDYTWDDIASTFVKENILGSEFSFGTKTDLAVSIDYIPKIQARKIYTYAKEQLDLLKNPVQTATPIQEIIEEAEPEFEDEIEEVETEEVTSFAEILPAAPVVTETYEPLPTQPTGERKLSDLSKEELFDKLQNYKKLLDNGLIMQGEYDTYKKEILSYM from the coding sequence ATGAAAGAACAATTTAAAAAATTTCTTAACGAAGAACAAGATCCAAAAGCGATTGAAAAAATCACTTCAAAACTTAACGATTTATTGATGAAAGGTGAAGAAGTTGGGTACATCGCAGTTCAAAAAAAACCTGCCATTACAGTTTTTCCAGACAGCATTGTATTAACAAACAAGCGTATCATTATCTGTAAACCTAAAAATTTAGGTCTTTCTATGGATTTTACAGATTATACTTGGGATGATATTGCAAGCACTTTTGTAAAAGAAAACATTTTAGGTTCTGAATTTTCATTTGGCACTAAAACTGATTTAGCTGTTTCAATCGATTATATTCCGAAAATTCAGGCTAGAAAAATTTATACTTACGCTAAAGAACAATTAGATTTATTAAAAAATCCAGTTCAGACTGCAACGCCAATTCAAGAAATTATTGAAGAAGCAGAACCAGAATTCGAAGATGAAATCGAGGAAGTAGAAACGGAAGAAGTTACAAGCTTTGCTGAAATTTTACCTGCAGCGCCAGTTGTTACAGAAACATATGAACCGCTTCCGACACAACCAACTGGAGAGCGTAAATTAAGCGATTTATCTAAAGAAGAACTTTTTGATAAATTACAGAATTACAAAAAACTTCTTGACAATGGTTTAATCATGCAAGGAGAATATGATACTTACAAAAAAGAAATTTTAAGTTATATGTAA
- a CDS encoding DUF4407 domain-containing protein, which translates to MLKQFFILCSGVDRDLLKDCSEGEQTKYVGIGATVFFTAVMAFLASAYALFTVFDSIYPALIFGFVWSLLIFNLDRFIVSTIKKRDRFMDEFLQATPRIILAVIIAIVISKPLEIKIFEKEINTVLLKEKNEMELANKKQIGTYFKTDLDKNKAEIAALKADIVKKEKEVNALYSTYITEAEGTAGTKKLGKGPVYKEKREKHDAALKEFETLKKANEAKIAEKEKAGVQLQADLDKKVSQTQPIIEGFDGLMARINALNKLPWLPSFFIMLLFLAIETSPIIAKLLAPKGEFDFKQEEAETAMKATLSQNKYQRDLLVKTSAEMHDKVYADIAEDKGLFDLQRKNAKELLELQSHKFVEKQKATL; encoded by the coding sequence ATGTTAAAACAATTTTTTATCCTATGTTCAGGAGTCGACCGAGATCTCTTGAAAGACTGTTCAGAAGGCGAACAAACCAAATATGTTGGTATTGGCGCTACAGTATTCTTTACAGCAGTTATGGCTTTTCTAGCCAGTGCTTATGCGCTTTTTACTGTTTTCGATTCTATTTATCCCGCTTTAATTTTCGGATTTGTTTGGAGTTTATTGATTTTTAATCTTGACCGTTTTATCGTTTCTACGATTAAGAAAAGAGATCGTTTTATGGACGAATTTCTGCAAGCGACTCCTCGTATTATATTGGCAGTTATTATTGCAATTGTAATTTCTAAACCTTTGGAAATTAAAATCTTCGAAAAAGAAATCAATACCGTTTTGTTGAAAGAAAAAAACGAAATGGAATTAGCGAATAAAAAGCAAATCGGAACGTATTTTAAAACAGATTTAGATAAAAATAAAGCAGAAATCGCAGCTCTTAAAGCGGATATTGTAAAGAAAGAAAAAGAAGTAAACGCTTTATATTCAACTTATATTACAGAAGCAGAAGGAACGGCTGGAACTAAAAAACTTGGAAAAGGCCCAGTTTATAAAGAAAAACGCGAGAAACACGACGCAGCTTTAAAAGAATTCGAAACGCTGAAAAAAGCCAACGAAGCCAAAATTGCCGAAAAGGAAAAAGCAGGCGTTCAGCTTCAAGCCGATTTAGATAAAAAAGTTTCACAGACACAACCTATCATAGAAGGTTTCGACGGACTTATGGCGCGTATCAATGCCTTGAACAAACTGCCTTGGCTTCCGTCATTTTTTATTATGCTGTTGTTTCTAGCAATAGAAACTTCTCCAATTATTGCCAAATTATTAGCTCCAAAAGGAGAATTCGATTTCAAACAAGAAGAAGCCGAAACCGCAATGAAAGCTACTTTATCGCAAAATAAATACCAACGCGATTTATTAGTGAAAACAAGCGCCGAAATGCACGACAAAGTATACGCCGATATTGCAGAAGATAAAGGTTTATTCGATTTACAACGAAAGAATGCAAAAGAACTTCTGGAATTGCAATCTCATAAATTTGTAGAAAAACAGAAAGCGACACTTTAG
- the ruvC gene encoding crossover junction endodeoxyribonuclease RuvC, whose protein sequence is MTQERIILGIDPGTTIMGFGLIKVTNKKMEFLQLNELQLSKYDNHYQKLRIIFERTIELIETHCPDEIAIEAPFFGKNVQSMLKLGRAQGVAMAAGLSRGIPITEYEPKKIKMAITGNGNASKEQVAKMLQQLLGLKELPKNLDSTDGLAAAVCHHFNSGKIVAGKSYSGWDAFVKQNEERVKK, encoded by the coding sequence TTGACACAAGAACGCATCATATTAGGCATTGACCCTGGAACCACAATTATGGGTTTTGGTTTGATTAAAGTAACCAATAAAAAAATGGAATTTTTGCAATTAAACGAACTGCAACTTTCCAAATACGATAATCATTACCAAAAACTAAGAATCATTTTTGAAAGAACAATCGAATTAATCGAAACGCATTGTCCAGACGAAATTGCGATTGAAGCGCCTTTCTTTGGCAAAAACGTACAATCGATGTTAAAGCTTGGTCGCGCGCAAGGTGTTGCCATGGCTGCGGGACTTTCTAGAGGAATTCCTATTACAGAATACGAACCTAAAAAGATAAAAATGGCGATTACCGGAAACGGTAATGCCAGCAAAGAACAGGTTGCTAAAATGCTTCAACAGCTTTTAGGTTTAAAAGAATTACCTAAAAATCTCGACTCTACAGATGGTTTAGCTGCAGCGGTTTGTCATCATTTTAATTCCGGAAAAATTGTTGCAGGAAAAAGTTATTCGGGTTGGGATGCTTTTGTGAAACAGAATGAGGAACGGGTAAAAAAATAG
- a CDS encoding GNAT family N-acetyltransferase gives MISVSTDKTKLDVPFIQNFLKDIYWAAGRTIEEVQTTIDASVCFGIYLDDKQIGVARVITDYVVFAYLMDVFIDEKYRGKGYSSILIETMMKEPQLQQVKIWRLATTDAHFLYEKFGFTKLNHPEKMMEKIVNKH, from the coding sequence ATGATTAGTGTTTCAACAGATAAAACCAAACTTGACGTTCCTTTTATACAAAACTTTTTAAAAGACATTTATTGGGCGGCGGGACGAACTATTGAAGAAGTGCAAACAACTATTGATGCTTCAGTTTGTTTTGGAATTTATTTGGATGACAAGCAAATTGGCGTTGCGCGTGTCATAACCGATTATGTAGTTTTTGCTTATTTAATGGATGTTTTTATTGATGAAAAATATCGTGGAAAAGGATATTCGTCGATTTTAATTGAAACGATGATGAAGGAACCTCAACTGCAACAAGTAAAAATCTGGAGATTGGCAACAACCGATGCGCATTTTTTATATGAGAAATTCGGATTTACAAAACTGAATCATCCTGAAAAGATGATGGAAAAAATAGTTAATAAACACTAA